GTTCGATTATATAACTAAAAAGCGACCGGCCGCTCTTACGGCCGATCGCACAAGGGATGGGCGAAGATATTGCCCACTCACACGAACTCGATATTTTCGACCACCAATTCGCTGCTTCTGCCGGTGATTACGATGGTATAGGTTCCCGCATTCACGGAATCAATTCTGAATCCGCCTTCGTCGTCAACTACCGCTGTCGTTGAGGAGTTAACTCCCGTGAGCACGACCTCGCCCGGCCCTAGACCGCCGAGGATCTGCCCGCGTATATCAAATCCTCTTGCACCACTCGTTACGCGAAGATCGATCGCATACTCACCCGCGTCAAACCACATTTGTCTTGCCTTCCCACTCGATGCTGAGCGTTCGCCAAATGCGGCACGATCGGGCACGAGGTCCACCTTGAGGGCGGCAACAAGACGTTGGACAAGCGTCGGCTTGGGTTCAGCGGCACGTGTGCGAAAAAGATCGCTAACATATTTGAGCGCATCTGCCGGAGCGTCGATCGATGTGTCGGCCTGCATCCGTCTGATGATGTGTTCGAGTTTTTGCTCCAAAGGGCTATTCATTACCATTGTTTGCGTTCTCAAACGCTCGCTCCACCCAAACAGTGTGTCTAAATCTCCAAAAAAGACAGGATCTCTTTAAGACGACAATAACTTTTCCAGTTTTTTCAGACACCGTGACCGCATCGGGCTGATGCTGGTCTCGCCGACATTGATCGCGGCAGAGACCTCGACATAACTTGCCGCCGGATCACGAAGATAGATCATCGACAATATCTTTTGACATCGTTCCTCGAGTGATAACAACGCGGTTCGGATCAGATGCTGTTCTTCGACCTCGATCAACATATCGTCAGCCAACGGCGATACGTCACGCAGGTTTGCCATTTCCGCTTCCATTTCCTCTTCGGTTTCGGGCGAATAATGGCCTTTGCCGCTTCGAACGATGGCCCACGTTTTGAATTTTGCAGTTGTCACCATCCACGAACGTATTCGGTCAGGTTGTTCGATGTCATCGATTTTTTGCAAAAGCGTAAGAAAAACTTCCTGAAAAACGTCTGCCGCCTGTTCGTCGTTGAGTCCGGCACGACGAGGTATAGCGAAGATCAATCGCTGATACCTAGTCACCAATTGATCCCAAGCTGTCTGATCGCCGTTTCGACACGATCTGACCAACTCGGCGTCGTCGAGGTCGACCGCCCGAGAACTCAGAACTAGTTTAGATCTGTTGTATGATTCAGAACTCACTTAAAATGATATTGTGTTATTGATCACCATTTGGCAATTCACACCAGCAATCGCGTCGTGTAATAAGCTTATACCTTCGCTATTCGAAACTCGCTTTGGAGTCTAAACGGAATCGTGTTATCCGATGTTGATCTACCAAGGCTTATACAACGGTTTTTGCGCATTCGACGCTTGTGATAAGATTTCGTTCTTGCTTCTATAAGCAACGCTTACAGGTAAGTTCGCTTGGCCGGACTCCGAATGGACAAATATGGATAAGTTTAAGGTTCGTGGTGGTAATCCGCTACGCGGAAAGATCGAGATCAGCGGTGCGAAAAACTCCGCATTGCCGTGCCTCGCAGCAACTCTGCTGACGGCCGAGACCGTAATCCTTCACAATGTACCGTACGTTAAGGACCTGATCACTCAGCGGCGTCTGCTAGAGGATCTCGGAGCGACGGTTTTAACACCGGAGTTGCGTACGCACAAGGTCAACGCCGGAAACGTGCAGGTCTTTGAGGCGCCATACGAACTCGTTAAGACGATGCGGGCAAGCGTATTGGCTCTCGGGCCTTTGCTTGCCAGATTTGGCCAGGCCAAGGTCAGTTTGCCCGGCGGT
This is a stretch of genomic DNA from Chloracidobacterium sp.. It encodes these proteins:
- a CDS encoding sigma-70 family RNA polymerase sigma factor codes for the protein MSSESYNRSKLVLSSRAVDLDDAELVRSCRNGDQTAWDQLVTRYQRLIFAIPRRAGLNDEQAADVFQEVFLTLLQKIDDIEQPDRIRSWMVTTAKFKTWAIVRSGKGHYSPETEEEMEAEMANLRDVSPLADDMLIEVEEQHLIRTALLSLEERCQKILSMIYLRDPAASYVEVSAAINVGETSISPMRSRCLKKLEKLLSS